A genomic window from Chrysoperla carnea chromosome 3, inChrCarn1.1, whole genome shotgun sequence includes:
- the LOC123296735 gene encoding uncharacterized protein LOC123296735 isoform X2, whose amino-acid sequence MADDEDAAKETVANSSPAEPQTPKTSLQQHARSTTSAQVSVSPQNQGATPKQRSSSVSALPPGVIPLPPGSRGPRSLYLRRQENGFGFTLRHFIVYPPEPLDDDGSGGFPTQPMDTIFVKRVVEGGAGALAGLRQGDRIVSVNGQTINGLTYAQVVGLIKRSPQYLHLLVVPQQDDVLQKYFCETAHNPETNRRPSIQEPNILHHNPNVFNKAAMIPQPPTVVNPHLARTAPHGQLQEVNMHTAHAAAAAPSMTDSNYYQPIENIYNMPHDGIFNTANRSRNSLSQEQQRAFHNIYAEPYHQNLHQRSRAQPQAPLMRPTAQPQVPTSARPCLRRHSVRRLSEGSSISDSSKETRSYESGDYCSINSERLSVNSGDNILVNNGNQIQRNSSKNVNINTFPFSSNISGGKDPLINNIFYPNKSGCRLSLDAGRRDSMNSSTADGSKDSLSSFGSSSTLTGQDTDDSVIMSRLRKNFEKKEAFLKRPSKPTGFLETTDNVKSSSNPMVIQREFYGRPQKLQKPVWPPNRQSSSKPLHQDFERIKSDLNIEKDFIKDQEKHSSRDKYDLDQCYMSDSETQYQSDGLKMSLNPIQKSSSQREKGAFASTLSRIHENIPSTVTNFGADDSNGTSSNSSDCQLSENSGHYPAVVWKRTRQFESGKTIPDDENGSISDRTSLYSSELARLSSKRVVPNVAVRKREFETRTEELNKELQRERESLRRLTNKESRSLEYAGKNKMSTNTLKGNMAIPIGSKYLHCPPPSDYKSTPDSDFEGDAPPTRFRARSNSTGSWNYSKNDDTFSGGVGGRVRVTLDWRTTHNNMSEEEKQRHKAVRQDSYLAAVRGPSVKSTDCQNQGTPKETVLNETEEIASPASNTNNSPQSSSPNNIQSPNKSNIKITVTPTTMKTAVRPTHLPISEPLGQCFKDSETILHIDDVTPDSPDLTMPSVIRRTNLSAIGDEERATRRVSYLKATLGDRMLMDSDIDVSDTEDLPRPQALRSSSPKSGNSPSPTAIDKENHCPIIKEGSLYCKVTLQDRKRATDRSWKQVWAVLNKGSQLLLYNYRNHQSPMGLADMNADLITPSLDVRYSVVEVADDYTKRKNVLRVSSVAGAEILLQADNTSEMLHWVRALQQQATNETEEEATIASKQQAVPQQVPAGTSVQVQGATRLSPLPGHKSIRKLTSFRNRSPTGQSPVNKTRKSSQAVENLPSPKSKTWGRVVKQFRKIHHSAGSPSSPTGPEGATIGIPIELCPPSMFSEFVPLIVEICTRIVEERGLDVIGIYRVPGNTAAITLLTDEVNKGFTSSTLQDPRWNDVNVVSSLLKSFFRRLPDSLFTTSLYPKFIEADKIDNNNRRLLMIRKLLNDLPDHHYETLKYLMLHLKRIVEHSEVNKMEARNLAIVFGPTLVRAGDDNMVTMVTDMQHQCRIIESLLCHVDWFFCEDDADNFSLPPLNDKSSLDTESTTSVANHNLLLNNIDKIEGMKSSSTGKEVAKVIKSTIISAAHRKIQRGNKLPSQSRNHSKINYLEDAKNENDHDSTNGEIVDNESIQQNEIEHHDAIPTTVIDFERKSPNNSTSSITSSSSSSKYRPIVNITNGTIRSYAGLSATTQERIRKFEQETRAMLAKRRLEEDKRRNEMEWANDSKLSLSNEQLPTSNKTDTSPYTKTENMASNKYLPISKNASTSNVLNNTHYLNKHDDSNTYKICADGNTYLRYGANDIDPRSRCSLPIGQGSAEQVSNRSVLRRGSSVENVNFNELMQDRNVNSSNNGTLKRLKTGRESSQVTSSISGGSYNVPLQQRCGSLDSLDRMHNDLRRSTDLSDDGSDLLTSLTTTFDKKLRSLLNTSSSPLVVDENIPYFDESPDKLYPSDENIPMKTFTLAEPPFKLFRNPSLHKNAVEKLEKQDSTQSISPKLQKEVVEKEKDEDSKEGISADNESMPDNDRFVQNQILANKIEKEFEPSKIKLKRSESLNKADMKVKVSTANGKLKRSESLNRSSDKNEKLHRVDSLTKNEKTECNISKKRELGSSNHRKSFSTKLKRKNGMPERSIKRRHTVGGTKDFDKVHWLDNRLHNQTNCDQSTHKDEFNNQYCCKEKPLRTSSPDLTRRDRFLLEVNLLGPEGMIVALRKHLVGPRPHSLPETRVYKVPLESHV is encoded by the exons gtttCTGTGTCACCACAGAATCAAGGAGCTACACCAAAACAAAGATCGTCATCAGtttctgcgcttccaccaggaGTAATTCCATTGCCACCGGGCAGCAGAGGTCCTCGAAGTCTTTATCTACGAAGGCAAGAAAATGGGTTTGGATTTACATTACGACACTTCATTGTATATCCTCCTGAACCACTCgat gaCGATGGATCAGGAGGATTTCCTACACAACCAATGGATACGATATTTGTAAAACGAGTTGTGGAAGGAGGTGCCGGTGCTTTAGCTGGTTTACGACAAGGTGATAGAATAGTGTCAGTTAATGGTCAAACAATAAATGGATTAACTTATGCACAAGTTGTTGGCCTAATTAAGCGTAGTCCACAATATTTGCATTTATTAGTTGTACCTCAACAGGACGACGTACTTCAAAAG tactttTGCGAAACAGCTCATAACCCAGAAACAAATCGACGGCCTTCTATACAAGAACCTAACATTTTACATCATAATCCAAACGTTTTCAATAAAGCTGCAATGATTCCACAACCTCCAACTGTGGTCAATCCTCATTTAGCGCGTACAGCCCCTCATGGACAGCTTCAAGAAGTTAACATGCACACCGCACACGCTGCCGCCGCTGCACCATCTATGACCGATTCGAATTATTATCAaccaatagaaaatatttataatatgccACATGATGGAATTTTTAACACTGCCAATCGTAGTAGAAATTCGCTTTCACAAGAACAACAAAGAGCTTTTCACAATATATATGCAGAACCCTATCACCAAAATTTGCACCAAAGATCCAGAGCACAACCGCAAGCTCCACTAATGCGACCTACTGCTCAACCACAAGTACCAACATCAGCCAGACCTTGCCTTAGAAGACATTCTGTTCGACGATTAAGTGAAGGCAGTAGTATATCGGATAGTTCGAAAGAAACACGATCCTATGAAAGTGGTGATTACTGTAGCATAAATAGTGAACGTTTAAGTGTGAATAGTGGTGACAATATTCTTGTGAATAATGGAAATCAAATACAACGAAATTCTTCCAAGAATGTAAACATAAATACTTTTCCATTTTCTTCTAATATAAGTGGTGGCAAGGatccattaataaataatatattctatcCAAATAAATCGGGATGTAGATTAAGTTTAGACGCTGGACGTCGAGATTCAATGAATTCATCAACTGCTGATGGCAGTAAAGACAGTTTAAGTTCGTTTGGTTCTTCGTCAACACTAACTGGTCAAGATACTGACGATTCTGTAATAATGTCTAGattaaggaaaaattttgaaaagaaagaagCTTTCTTAAAGAGGCCTAGTAAACCAACTGGATTTTTAGAAACAACAGATAATGTAAAAAGTAGTAGTAACCCAATGGTGATACAAAGAGAATTTTATGGACGACCTCAAAAATTACAGAAACCTGTTTGGCCACCAAATCGCCAATCGTCATCGAAACCATTACATCAAGATTTTGAAAGAATTAAATccgatttaaatattgaaaaagatttCATTAAGGATCAAGAAAAACATTCATCCCGTGATAAATATGATTTAGATCAATGTTATATGTCTGATAGTGAAACACAATATCAATCGGATGGGCTGAAAATGTCTCTTAATCCAATACAAAAATCTTCAAGTCAAAGAGAAAAGGGTGCATTTGCTTCAACTTTAAGTCGTATACATGAAAATATACCATCAACAGTAACAAATTTTGGTGCAGATGATTCAAATGGTACTTCTTCAAATTCATCTGATTGTCAACTGTCTGAAAACAG tgGTCATTATCCAGCAGTTGTTTGGAAAAGAACACGACAATTTGAATCAGGTAAAACAATACCTGATGATGAAAATGGATCAATAAGTGATCGTACAAGTTTGTACAGTAGTGAACTAGCTCGTTTAAGTTCAAAACGTGTTGTTCCTAATGTCGCCGTACGTAAACGAGAATTTGAAACTCGAACTGAAGAACTGAATAAGGAATTACAAAGAGAACGTGAAAGTCTTAGGCGATTAACAAATAAAGAGAGTCGATCATTAGAATATGCAG GTAAAAATAAGATGTCAACTAATACCTTGAAAGGAAATATGGCTATTCCAATTGGTAGTAAATATCTTCATTGCCCACCTCCCTCCGATTATAAAAGTACACCAG ATAGTGATTTTGAGGGAGATGCACCACCTACAAGATTCCGTGCACGATCGAATTCAACAGGTTCAtggaattattcaaaaaatgatgATACGTTTTCGGGGGGTGTGGGGGGTCGTGTCCGGGTGACGTTGGACTGGCGCACGACCCACAACAATATGAGCGAGGAAGAAAAACAAAGGCACAAAGCCGTACGGCAAGACTCCTATTTGGCTGCTGTTCGAGGACCTTCGGTTAAATCCACAG attGTCAAAACCAAGGTACTCCTAAGGAGACTGTTCTGAATGAAACTGAAGAGATAGCATCTCCAGCGTCAAACACTAATAATTCTCCCCAATCCTCCTCACCTAATAATATTCAATCACCTAACAAatccaatataaaaattactgttACTCCCACAACAATGAAAACAGCCGTTAGACCAACACATCTACCAATTTCTGAACCACTTGGACAATGTTTCAAAGATTCCGAAACTATACTACATATTGATGACGTAACACCAG ATTCTCCTGATCTAACGATGCCATCTGTGATACGACGAACTAATTTAAGTGCTatag GTGATGAAGAAAGAGCCACTCGTCGGGTATCATATTTGAAGGCAACTCTTGGCGATCGTATGTTAATGGATAGTGATATTGATGTAAGCGATACTGAAGATTTACCAAGACCACAAGCATTACGaag tagTTCACCTAAAAGTGGAAATTCACCATCGCCTACCGCTATCGATAAGGAAAATCATTGTCCGATTATTAAAGAAGGCTCTTTATATTGTAAAGTGACTTTACAAGATCGAAAg CGTGCTACAGATCGTTCGTGGAAACAAGTATGGGCAGTATTAAATAAAGGATCACAGCTACTTCTTTATAATTATCGAAATCACCag aGTCCAATGGGACTAGCCGATATGAATGCAGATTTAATTACACCTTCGTTAGATGTACGTTATAGTGTAGTTGAAGTAGCTGATGATTATACGAAACGAAAAAATGTGCTACGAGTTTCAAGTGTGGCAGGTGCTGAAATTCTTTTACAAGCCGATAATACATCGGAAATGTTACATTGGGTGCGAGCATTACAACAACAAGCTACAAATGAAACTGAAGAAGAGGCTACGATAGCTAGTAAACAGCAAGCTGTACCACAACAGGTACCTGCTGGTACTAGTGTTCAAGTGCAAGGTGCTACAAGATTGTCTCCGTTACCCGGTCATAAATCAATAAGAAAATTAACTTCATTTCGTAATCGCTCACCAACTGGGCAATCGCCAGTGAATAAAACACGTAAATCATCGCAGGCTGTTGAAAATTTACCATCACCAAAATCAAAAACATGGGGTCGTGTTGTTAAACAATTCCGAAAAATTCATCATAGTGCTGGATCTCCGAGTTCGCCAACAGGACCGGAGGGTGCTACCATTGGTATTCCAATTGAACTATGTCCACCTTCAATGTTTTCCGAATTTGTGCCACTTATTGTTGAAATTTGTACACGAATTGTTGAAGAACGTGGTCTGGATGTTATTGGAATTTATCGAGTTCCTGGAAATACAGCAGCTATTACTTTATTAACAGATGAAGTCAATAAAGGATTTACAAGTTCGACTTTAcag gaTCCAAGATGGAATGATGTGAATGTAGTAtcaagtttattaaaatcatttttccgaCGTCTTCCTGATTCATTATTTACAACATCATTATATCCAAAATTTATTGAAGCTGATAAAATTGATAACAATAATCGTAGATTACTTATGATTaggaaattattaaatgatttaccTGATCATCATTacgaaacattaaaatatttaatgttacaTTTAAAACGAATTGTTGAACACTCCGAAGTTAATAAAATGGAAGCCAGAAATTTAGCAATTGTATTTGGCCCAACTTTAGTACGTGCTGGTGATGATAATATGGTAACAATGGTTACTGATATGCAACATCAGTGTCGAATTATTGAATCTTTACTATGCCAT GTTGATTGGTTCTTCTGTGAAGATGATGCAGATAATTTTAGTCTTCCGCCATTAAACGATAAAAGTTCTTTGGATACCGAAAGTACTACATCTGTAGCAAAccataatttgttattaaataatattgataaaatagaaG GTATGAAATCCTCCTCAACGGGAAAAGAAGTGGCAAAAGTAATAAAGTCAACGATAATATCAGCTGCTCATCGTAAAATTCAAAGAGGAAATAAATTACCATCTCAATCTAGAAATCActcgaaaataaattatctggAAGATGCGAAGAATGAAAATGATCATGATTCTACAAATGGCGAA attGTCGATAATGAATCAATACAACAGAATGAGATAGAACATCACGATGCAATCCCAACAACAGTTATTGATTTCGAAAGAAAATCACCAAACAATTCAACATCGTCTATAACATCATCATCCTCATCATCAAAATATCGGCCAATTGTAAACATTACAAATGGAACAATTCGTAGTTATGCCGGTCTGTCGGCAACTACACAAGAACGTATCAGGAAATTCGAACAAGAAACACGTGCAATGTTAGCAAAACGACGTTTGGAAGAAGATAAACGACGAAATGAAATGGAATGGGCAAACGATTCGAAATTAAGTTTATCGAACGAACAGTTACCAACCAGTAACAAAACGGATACCTCGCCTTacacaaaaactgaaaatatggCATCGAATAAATATTTACCAATCAGTAAGAATGCTAGTActtcaaatgttttaaataatacacattATTTGAACAAGCATGATGATAGCAACACGTATAAAATTTGTGCTGATGGTAATACATATTTACGATATGGTGCCAATGATATAGATCCCAGATCTAGATGTAGTTTGCCAATTGGCCAAGGAAGTGCGGAACAAGTATCAAATCGCAGTGTATTAAGACGTGGCAGTTCTgtagaaaatgttaattttaatgaattaatgcAAGATCGAAATGTAAATTCATCGAACAATGGAACATTAAAACGTCTTAAAACAGGAAGAGAATCATCG cagGTAACGTCTAGTATAAGCGGTGGTAGTTACAATGTTCCATTGCAACAACGATGTGGTTCCTTGGATTCATTAGATCGTATGCACAATGATTTACGCCGTAGTACAGATTTATCAGATGATG gtTCTGATCTTTTAACCAGTTTAACAAcaacatttgataaaaaattacgcAGTTTATTGAATACTTCATCATCCCCGCTTGTGGTTGATGAAAATATCCCATATTTTGATGAATCACCAGATAAATTATATCCATCCGATGAAAATATACCAATGAAAACATTTACCTTAGCCGAACCACCGTTTAAATTATTCCGAAACCCAAGTTTACATAAAAATGCTGTTGAAAAACTAGAAAAGCAAGATTCGACACAATCCATATCACCGAAATTACAAAAAGAAGTagttgaaaaagaaaaagatgAAGATTCAAAAGAAGGAATTAGCGCTGATAATGAGTCAATGCCGGATAATGATCGATTtgtacaaaatcaaattttggcaaataaaatcgaaaaagaatttgaaccatcaaaaatcaaattaaaacgaTCGGAATCTTTAAATAAAGCTGATATGAAAGTAAAAGTATCAACTGCAAATGGTAAATTAAAACGTTCAGAAAGTTTAAATCGATCATCTGATAAAAACGAGAAATTACATCGAGTTGACAgcttaacaaaaaatgaaaaaactgaatgtaatataagtaaaaaacgTGAACTTGGTAGTTCGAATCATCGTAAATCATTTTCAACGaaattaaaacgtaaaaatgGTATGCCAGAACGATCAATAAAACGTAGACATACTGTTGGTGGTACAAAAGATTTTGATAAAGTACATTGGTTAGATAATCGACTTCATAATCAAACAAATTGCGATCAATCAACACATAAAGATGAATTCAATAATCAATATTGTTGTAAAGAAAAACCATTACGAACAAGTTCACCGGATTTAACAAGACGTGATAGATTTTTGTTAGAAGTGAATTTATTAGGACCAGAAGGTATGATTGTTGCATTACGTAAACATCTTGTTGGTCCTAGACCACATAGTTTGCCTGAAACTAGAGTGTACAAAGTGCCTCTTGAATCACATGTATaa